One window from the genome of Roseomonas haemaphysalidis encodes:
- a CDS encoding TetR/AcrR family transcriptional regulator, translated as MSESKPTAAARIRGSAAELFYREGIRAVGVEQIVTSAGVTKPSLYRSFPSKDALAACYLRDYDARFWQRFDAAAAAHPGAPRAQIAAFLRPLAERAAKTGFRGCGLTNAAVEYPEQGHPARKVSESSKNELRRRLRALAREMGAPDALGDGLLLLIEGAYVSGQLFGAGGPAVAVAEAADRLIGAWLPGA; from the coding sequence ATGAGCGAATCCAAGCCCACCGCCGCCGCGCGGATCCGCGGCAGCGCCGCCGAGCTGTTCTACCGGGAAGGCATCCGTGCCGTGGGGGTGGAGCAGATCGTCACCTCGGCCGGCGTCACCAAGCCGAGCCTTTACCGGTCCTTTCCGTCCAAGGACGCGCTCGCCGCCTGCTACCTGCGCGATTACGACGCCCGGTTCTGGCAGCGGTTCGATGCCGCCGCGGCCGCGCACCCTGGCGCCCCGCGCGCGCAGATCGCGGCCTTCCTGCGGCCTTTGGCGGAACGCGCGGCCAAGACGGGTTTCCGTGGCTGCGGCCTGACCAACGCCGCCGTGGAATACCCCGAGCAGGGCCACCCGGCGCGAAAGGTGAGCGAGAGCAGCAAGAACGAGCTGCGCCGCCGCTTGCGCGCCCTGGCGCGCGAGATGGGCGCGCCGGACGCGCTGGGTGACGGCCTGCTGCTGCTGATCGAGGGTGCCTACGTGTCGGGGCAGTTGTTCGGCGCCGGCGGGCCCGCCGTGGCGGTGGCCGAGGCGGCCGACCGCCTGATCGGCGCCTGGCTGCCTGGCGCCTGA
- a CDS encoding ABC transporter permease, with amino-acid sequence MSATTATPAALVVPARAGPRRWSLGRARRFVVPLLLVLAWQAAAQSGLISTRLLAPPSAILAAAWTLTASGELGHHLLVSLQRVGIGLAIAIVLGTGLGLLSGLSRRGEDAIDATLQMLRALPFLALVPLLILWLGIGEATKITLVALGATFPIYLTLFGGIRGTDPKLLEAGRVLGLSSAARIRHIVLPSALPQALVGLRYALGTAWLSLVVGEQINATAGIGFLVMDAREFLRTDIIVVGLMVYALLGLGADQLVRVLERHALAWRPTLVRED; translated from the coding sequence GTGAGCGCCACCACCGCCACCCCGGCGGCGCTCGTCGTCCCCGCCCGGGCGGGGCCGCGCCGCTGGTCGCTGGGCCGCGCCCGCCGCTTCGTGGTGCCGCTGCTGCTCGTGCTGGCGTGGCAGGCGGCCGCGCAATCCGGGTTGATCTCCACCCGGCTGCTGGCGCCGCCTTCCGCCATCCTGGCCGCGGCATGGACGCTGACCGCCTCGGGCGAGCTGGGTCACCACCTGCTGGTGTCGCTGCAGCGGGTCGGCATCGGCCTTGCCATCGCCATCGTGCTGGGCACCGGGCTGGGGCTGCTGTCCGGCCTGTCCCGCCGGGGCGAGGACGCGATCGACGCCACCTTGCAGATGCTGCGCGCCCTGCCCTTTCTGGCGCTGGTGCCGCTGCTGATCCTTTGGCTCGGCATCGGCGAGGCCACCAAGATCACCCTGGTGGCGCTCGGCGCGACCTTTCCGATCTACCTGACGCTGTTCGGCGGCATTCGCGGCACCGACCCGAAGCTGCTGGAGGCCGGGCGCGTGCTCGGCCTGTCGTCCGCCGCGCGCATCCGCCATATCGTGCTGCCGTCGGCCTTGCCGCAGGCACTGGTCGGGCTGCGCTACGCCCTGGGCACCGCCTGGCTGTCCCTGGTGGTCGGCGAGCAGATCAACGCCACCGCCGGCATCGGCTTTCTGGTGATGGACGCCCGGGAATTCCTGCGCACCGACATCATCGTGGTGGGGCTGATGGTTTACGCCCTGCTCGGCCTCGGCGCGGACCAGCTGGTGCGGGTGCTGGAACGCCACGCCCTGGCCTGGCGCCCCACCCTGGTACGGGAGGATTGA
- a CDS encoding 2-hydroxyacid dehydrogenase has protein sequence MPKPPLLMTRHFPPAVEARAARDYATVPNAADTPMSGAEIARAAAQAGVAGILCAAGDAMTAEAIAALPDSVQIIATFSAGTDHIDLKAAAARGIPVTNTPDVLSVATAEIAMLLILATARRAGEGERFLRARQWTGWAPTQLMGVTLAGKKLGILGMGRIGQELARMARGFGMEIHYRNRHPLPDAEAGGARYHDSDEGFLGAIDVLSMHIPGGAATRHWLDARRLALLRPGSIVVNTGRGSTVDDAALCAALGSGHLRAAGLDVFDGEPQLFEGYHTTQNLVLLPHLGSATVETRDAMGHLALDNLDAVLLRGESPPNRVG, from the coding sequence ATGCCCAAGCCGCCGCTGCTGATGACCCGCCACTTCCCGCCCGCCGTGGAGGCCCGCGCCGCGCGCGACTACGCCACCGTGCCCAACGCCGCCGACACGCCGATGAGCGGGGCCGAGATCGCCCGCGCGGCGGCACAGGCCGGGGTGGCGGGCATCCTCTGCGCGGCGGGGGACGCCATGACGGCGGAAGCCATCGCGGCGCTGCCGGACAGCGTGCAGATCATCGCCACCTTCAGCGCCGGCACCGACCACATCGACCTCAAGGCCGCGGCCGCGCGGGGCATTCCCGTCACCAACACGCCGGACGTGCTCAGCGTCGCCACCGCCGAGATCGCCATGCTGCTGATCCTGGCCACCGCCCGCCGCGCCGGCGAGGGCGAGCGATTCCTCCGTGCCCGGCAATGGACCGGCTGGGCGCCCACGCAGCTGATGGGGGTCACGCTGGCGGGCAAGAAGCTCGGCATCCTGGGCATGGGGCGGATCGGGCAGGAGCTGGCGCGGATGGCGCGCGGCTTCGGCATGGAAATCCATTACCGCAACCGCCACCCCCTGCCGGATGCCGAGGCGGGCGGCGCACGATATCACGATAGCGATGAGGGTTTTCTGGGCGCGATCGACGTCCTGTCCATGCATATCCCCGGCGGCGCCGCCACGCGACACTGGCTGGATGCGCGGCGCCTGGCGCTGCTCCGCCCCGGCAGCATCGTGGTGAACACCGGGCGCGGCTCCACGGTGGACGACGCGGCGCTGTGCGCGGCACTGGGCAGCGGCCATCTGCGCGCCGCGGGACTGGATGTCTTCGATGGCGAGCCACAGCTGTTCGAAGGCTATCACACCACCCAGAACCTTGTTCTGCTGCCGCATCTCGGCAGTGCCACCGTGGAAACGCGCGACGCCATGGGCCACCTCGCCCTCGACAATCTGGACGCGGTCCTGCTGCGCGGCGAGTCACCGCCGAACCGGGTCGGCTGA
- a CDS encoding flavin reductase family protein — protein sequence MLFDFTTLPTKDRYKLITATVVPRPIAWVVTQDAAGVLNAAPFSFFNAVSSDPPILALSIGGATGAELNKDTLANIQATGQFTLCLVPEDALDAMNVTAINLPPEVDELAEAGLDTLPSSKVAPPRIARSPVAFECETHQLIPLGGNTLVLGRILALHVRDDCVLDAARHHVDTPRLGLVGRMHGGGWYLRTTDRVEVPRIPLPDWLARKQL from the coding sequence ATGCTGTTCGACTTCACCACCCTGCCCACCAAGGACCGCTACAAGCTGATCACCGCGACGGTGGTGCCACGGCCGATCGCCTGGGTGGTCACGCAGGATGCGGCCGGCGTGCTGAACGCCGCTCCCTTTTCCTTTTTCAATGCCGTGTCCAGCGACCCGCCGATCCTGGCGCTGAGCATCGGCGGGGCCACCGGCGCGGAGCTGAACAAGGACACGCTGGCCAACATTCAGGCCACCGGCCAGTTCACCCTGTGCCTGGTGCCGGAAGACGCGCTGGACGCCATGAACGTCACCGCCATCAACCTGCCGCCGGAGGTGGACGAGCTGGCCGAGGCCGGGCTGGATACCCTGCCTTCCAGCAAGGTCGCCCCGCCGCGCATCGCGCGCAGCCCCGTGGCCTTCGAATGCGAAACCCACCAGCTCATCCCGCTGGGCGGCAACACCCTGGTGCTGGGCCGTATCCTGGCGCTGCACGTGCGCGACGACTGCGTGCTGGACGCCGCGCGCCACCATGTCGACACGCCCCGCCTGGGGCTGGTGGGCCGCATGCATGGCGGCGGCTGGTACCTGCGCACCACGGACCGCGTGGAGGTGCCGCGCATCCCGCTGCCGGACTGGTTGGCCCGCAAGCAGCTCTGA
- a CDS encoding ABC transporter ATP-binding protein produces MTAPVVSLRGLTRRFHGPDRPAVLDGIDLSIQAGEFVALLGRSGSGKTTLLRTLAGLDPVAEGHATLPDRRAVVFQEPRLLPWKSVQDNVALGLPGNAAQNRARALAALAEVELTHRAGAWPLTLSGGEAQRVGLARALVRAPELLLLDEPFAALDALTRLRMQSLVAQLVQLHRPAVLLVTHDVEEALLLADRVLVLAGGHLVEDIPVSLPRPRRRAEAGFDALRLRLLAALGVDEDGNDRAAARNAA; encoded by the coding sequence ATGACCGCCCCCGTCGTTTCCCTGCGCGGCCTCACCCGCCGCTTTCACGGCCCGGACAGGCCGGCGGTGCTGGATGGCATCGACCTGTCCATCCAGGCCGGTGAGTTCGTGGCGCTGCTCGGCCGCTCCGGCTCCGGCAAGACCACCTTGCTGCGCACCCTGGCAGGGCTCGACCCGGTTGCGGAAGGACATGCCACCCTGCCGGACCGCCGCGCCGTGGTGTTTCAGGAGCCCCGGCTGCTGCCGTGGAAATCCGTGCAGGACAATGTCGCCCTCGGCTTGCCGGGCAATGCCGCGCAGAACCGCGCCCGCGCCCTGGCGGCGCTGGCCGAGGTGGAGCTGACCCACCGCGCCGGCGCCTGGCCGCTGACCCTGTCGGGTGGTGAAGCGCAGCGGGTCGGGCTGGCGCGCGCTCTGGTGCGTGCGCCGGAGCTCTTGTTGCTGGACGAGCCCTTCGCGGCGCTGGACGCGCTCACGCGGCTGCGCATGCAGTCGCTGGTGGCGCAGCTCGTGCAACTGCACCGGCCGGCCGTGCTGCTGGTGACGCACGACGTGGAGGAGGCGCTGCTCCTGGCCGACCGCGTGCTCGTGCTCGCCGGCGGGCATCTGGTGGAGGATATCCCCGTGTCCCTGCCCCGCCCGCGCCGCCGCGCCGAGGCCGGGTTCGACGCATTGCGGCTCCGCCTGCTGGCCGCACTGGGCGTGGACGAGGATGGCAATGACCGGGCCGCGGCGCGGAACGCCGCCTGA
- a CDS encoding SDR family oxidoreductase, protein MDLGLKGKRALVMGGSKGLGRSVADALAAEGVAIAVSGREQASLDRVAGELTKLGASKAVGIPADVADGAQMDALVDKAIAELGGIDILVLNHGGPPQCTAADIKQEDLSTWFQRIVLSPIRAATRALPAMRERKWGRIIIIGSSGMVQPLANLALSNTLRAAMVGWNKTLAAEVAGDGVTCNILAPGAIRTDRSVELASGAAQKQGKTAEEIIQARSKTIPAGRYGTPDEFGPMGAFLASDRAAYTTGRIHLVDGGAVVGV, encoded by the coding sequence ATGGATCTGGGTCTCAAGGGCAAGCGCGCGCTGGTGATGGGTGGCTCCAAGGGCCTTGGCCGCTCGGTGGCCGACGCGCTGGCGGCCGAGGGCGTGGCCATTGCCGTGTCCGGCCGCGAGCAGGCCAGCCTCGACCGCGTGGCGGGGGAGCTGACCAAGCTCGGCGCCAGCAAGGCCGTGGGCATCCCGGCCGACGTGGCGGACGGCGCGCAGATGGACGCGCTGGTGGACAAGGCCATCGCGGAGCTGGGCGGCATCGATATCCTGGTGCTGAACCACGGCGGCCCGCCGCAGTGCACGGCGGCCGACATCAAGCAGGAGGACCTGTCCACCTGGTTCCAGCGCATCGTGCTGTCGCCCATCCGCGCCGCGACCCGCGCGCTGCCGGCGATGCGCGAGCGCAAGTGGGGCCGCATCATCATCATCGGCTCCTCGGGCATGGTGCAGCCGCTGGCGAACCTGGCGCTGTCCAACACCCTGCGCGCCGCGATGGTGGGCTGGAACAAGACGCTGGCGGCCGAGGTGGCCGGCGATGGCGTGACCTGCAACATCCTGGCCCCCGGCGCCATTCGCACCGACCGCAGCGTGGAGCTGGCCTCCGGCGCCGCGCAGAAGCAGGGCAAGACCGCCGAGGAGATCATCCAGGCGCGCAGCAAGACCATTCCGGCCGGCCGCTACGGCACCCCGGATGAGTTCGGGCCGATGGGCGCCTTCCTGGCTTCCGACCGCGCCGCCTATACCACCGGGCGCATCCACCTGGTCGATGGCGGGGCCGTGGTCGGTGTCTGA
- a CDS encoding ABC transporter substrate-binding protein, translating to MTNTPFTAPRRRALLAAAAATLAFPAIARAQSLPVLRVGNQRGGVRSLLEASGQDKGMPFRIEWSEFPAAAPLLEALNAGALDLGSQGEFPFLAVYANGAPIRAVGATRADPRSQAILVRGDSPLKTVADLRGRRIAINRGGWGHFLARAALAEAKVDASEVTLVPLGPVDAALAFRSGAIDAWPVWQPYVAIETETFGARVLRDGAGLCPSVTLTSAHADALQSKRPLIQDFLRRQQEGWDWARGHLPAFAATTAALTRIPEPLMRIAQASQDTRSVALDQALIAELQQAADRAVEYGVLSRKVSVAAALDTEFVSG from the coding sequence ATGACGAACACGCCCTTCACGGCACCGCGCCGCCGCGCGCTGCTGGCCGCCGCCGCCGCCACGCTCGCCTTTCCCGCCATTGCGCGGGCCCAGTCGCTGCCCGTGCTGCGCGTGGGCAACCAGAGGGGTGGCGTCCGCTCCCTCCTGGAAGCTTCGGGCCAGGACAAGGGCATGCCGTTTCGCATCGAGTGGAGCGAGTTTCCCGCCGCGGCGCCATTGCTGGAAGCGTTGAACGCCGGCGCACTGGACCTGGGCAGCCAGGGCGAGTTCCCGTTTCTGGCCGTCTACGCCAATGGCGCGCCCATTCGCGCCGTCGGTGCCACCCGCGCCGATCCGCGCAGCCAGGCGATCCTGGTACGGGGCGACAGCCCGCTGAAGACGGTGGCCGACCTGCGGGGCCGCCGGATCGCCATCAATCGCGGCGGCTGGGGCCATTTCCTGGCCAGGGCCGCGCTGGCCGAGGCCAAGGTGGATGCCAGCGAGGTGACCCTGGTGCCCCTCGGCCCCGTGGATGCGGCCCTGGCCTTCCGGTCCGGCGCCATCGACGCCTGGCCGGTGTGGCAACCCTACGTAGCCATCGAGACCGAAACCTTCGGCGCCCGCGTGCTGCGCGATGGCGCGGGCCTGTGCCCTTCCGTCACGCTAACCTCCGCCCATGCCGATGCACTGCAAAGCAAGCGCCCGCTGATCCAGGATTTCCTGCGCCGGCAGCAGGAAGGTTGGGATTGGGCGCGGGGCCACCTGCCCGCCTTTGCCGCCACCACCGCGGCGCTGACCCGCATCCCCGAGCCGTTGATGCGCATCGCCCAGGCCAGCCAGGACACCCGGAGCGTGGCGCTGGACCAGGCCCTCATCGCGGAGCTGCAGCAGGCGGCCGATCGCGCCGTGGAATACGGCGTGCTGTCCCGCAAGGTCAGCGTGGCGGCGGCACTGGATACGGAGTTCGTGTCGGGCTGA
- a CDS encoding MFS transporter has translation MLAVIFVALLVSAAQRSTPGVLILPLEQAFGWGRGTTALAAGIGIFLYGLVGPFAAALMANFGLRRTVLGALVLMTGATALSAFMTQPWHLVLCWGVMSGIGCGAVAMVLGATITNRWFVSHRGLVMGLLTASTATGTLLFLPALAAIAQAGGWRPVVLSVSAATALVIPLVWLLVPEKPQSAGLVPYGAGADWQPPPPPRGLLATTFGSLGRAARTRAFWYLFATFFVCGFTTNGLVGTHLIALCGDMGIPEVRAAGLLAVMGVFDLVGTTLSGWLTDRYDPRKLLFIYYALRGLSLIYLPYSDFSFYGLSLFAVFYGLDWIATVPPTLRLATEAFGERDAPVVFGWIAAGHQIGAASAAFLGGVMRDSQGDYLGMFLLAGVTGLAAAGISLAIKRGPAAAASA, from the coding sequence GTGCTGGCCGTCATCTTTGTGGCGCTGCTGGTATCGGCCGCGCAGCGCTCCACCCCCGGCGTCCTGATCCTGCCGCTGGAACAGGCCTTCGGCTGGGGGCGCGGCACCACGGCGCTGGCCGCCGGCATCGGCATCTTCCTGTACGGGCTGGTCGGTCCCTTCGCCGCGGCGCTGATGGCGAATTTCGGCCTGCGCCGCACCGTGCTCGGCGCACTGGTGCTGATGACCGGCGCCACGGCCCTGTCCGCCTTCATGACGCAGCCCTGGCACCTGGTGCTGTGCTGGGGCGTGATGTCGGGCATCGGCTGCGGCGCGGTCGCCATGGTGCTGGGTGCCACCATCACCAACCGCTGGTTCGTCAGCCACCGCGGGCTGGTCATGGGCCTGCTGACGGCCAGCACCGCCACCGGCACCTTGTTGTTCCTGCCGGCCCTGGCGGCGATCGCCCAGGCCGGCGGCTGGCGCCCCGTGGTGCTCAGCGTATCCGCCGCCACGGCCCTGGTGATCCCGCTGGTCTGGCTGCTGGTGCCGGAAAAGCCGCAATCGGCCGGGCTGGTGCCCTATGGCGCCGGCGCCGACTGGCAGCCGCCGCCACCGCCGCGCGGCCTGCTGGCCACCACCTTCGGCAGCCTGGGGCGCGCCGCCCGCACGCGGGCCTTCTGGTACCTGTTCGCCACCTTCTTCGTTTGTGGCTTCACCACCAACGGGCTGGTCGGCACCCACCTGATCGCCTTGTGCGGCGACATGGGCATCCCCGAGGTGCGGGCGGCCGGCCTGCTGGCGGTGATGGGGGTGTTCGACCTGGTGGGCACCACCCTGTCGGGCTGGCTGACCGACCGCTACGACCCGCGCAAGCTGCTGTTCATCTATTACGCGCTGCGGGGGCTGTCGCTGATCTACCTGCCGTATTCCGATTTCTCTTTCTACGGCCTCAGCCTTTTCGCCGTGTTCTATGGCCTGGACTGGATCGCCACCGTGCCCCCCACCCTGCGGCTGGCCACAGAGGCCTTCGGCGAGCGCGACGCGCCGGTGGTCTTCGGCTGGATCGCCGCCGGGCACCAGATCGGCGCCGCCAGCGCCGCCTTCCTGGGCGGGGTGATGCGTGACAGCCAGGGCGACTACCTGGGCATGTTCCTGCTGGCCGGCGTCACGGGGCTGGCGGCGGCCGGCATCTCGCTCGCCATCAAGCGCGGCCCGGCCGCCGCCGCCAGCGCCTGA
- a CDS encoding hydantoinase/carbamoylase family amidase gives MSEPRRANLTPDVDLASRMFDELRANSTDGLGVTRDAYGPGERMAHALARREAEALGLEVKADPVGNLYMTLPGNDRAAPQVLLGSHLDSVKEGGNFDGAAGVLAGLAAVAGLKRAGFRPARDITVIATRAEEAGAWFPTSYPGSRGALGMLKAAELQVKRQDTGRSLADHMREEGFDPGFAERGETVLTPANTAAFLELHIEQGPVLDAEQVPVAVVTGIPGSRRLRQGRVVGEYNHSGGTPRRFRRDAAIALAEFALGLDEEWARLEAHGHRLVCTFCTMATTAEAGFTKIAGEATFMLDVRAVNPASVDAVFARLAELVPEIEARRGVRFELGPETGSLASPMDAGVRAGLARAAAAAGVGCIEMASGGGHDAAAFAAAGIPSGMLFVRNQNGSHNPHEAMRMEDFSAACAVVTQWLTEAAG, from the coding sequence GTGTCTGAACCGCGGCGCGCCAACCTGACGCCGGATGTGGACCTGGCGTCGCGCATGTTCGACGAGCTGCGCGCCAACAGCACCGACGGCCTGGGCGTCACGCGCGACGCTTATGGCCCCGGCGAGCGGATGGCGCATGCCCTGGCCCGCCGCGAGGCGGAGGCCCTGGGCCTGGAGGTCAAGGCGGACCCCGTCGGCAACCTTTACATGACCCTGCCGGGCAACGACCGGGCGGCGCCACAGGTGCTGCTCGGCAGCCATCTGGATTCGGTGAAGGAAGGCGGCAACTTCGACGGCGCCGCCGGCGTGCTGGCGGGGCTGGCGGCGGTGGCCGGGCTGAAGCGCGCGGGCTTCCGCCCGGCGCGCGACATCACCGTGATCGCGACGCGGGCGGAGGAGGCGGGGGCGTGGTTCCCCACCTCCTACCCTGGCAGCCGCGGCGCGCTGGGAATGCTCAAGGCGGCCGAGCTGCAGGTGAAGCGGCAGGACACCGGCCGCTCGCTGGCCGACCACATGCGCGAGGAAGGCTTCGACCCCGGCTTCGCCGAACGTGGCGAGACGGTGCTCACGCCCGCCAACACCGCAGCCTTCCTGGAACTGCACATCGAGCAGGGACCGGTGCTGGACGCGGAGCAGGTTCCGGTCGCGGTGGTCACGGGCATTCCCGGCTCGCGCCGCCTGCGGCAGGGCCGCGTGGTCGGGGAATACAACCATTCCGGCGGCACCCCCCGCCGCTTCCGCCGCGACGCCGCCATCGCGCTGGCCGAGTTCGCGCTGGGGCTGGACGAGGAATGGGCGCGGCTGGAAGCCCATGGCCACCGGCTGGTCTGCACCTTCTGCACCATGGCCACCACCGCCGAGGCGGGCTTCACCAAGATCGCCGGCGAGGCGACCTTCATGCTGGACGTGCGCGCGGTGAACCCGGCCAGCGTGGACGCCGTGTTCGCACGGCTGGCCGAGCTGGTGCCGGAGATCGAGGCACGGCGTGGCGTGCGCTTCGAACTTGGCCCGGAAACCGGCTCCCTGGCCTCGCCCATGGATGCGGGCGTGCGGGCCGGGCTGGCGCGCGCGGCGGCGGCGGCGGGCGTCGGCTGCATCGAGATGGCATCCGGCGGCGGGCATGACGCGGCGGCCTTCGCGGCGGCGGGCATTCCGTCCGGCATGCTGTTCGTGCGCAACCAGAACGGCAGCCACAATCCGCACGAGGCCATGCGCATGGAGGACTTCTCCGCCGCCTGCGCCGTGGTGACGCAGTGGCTGACCGAGGCGGCGGGTTGA